The segment CCATGTGTTTCTGTACATATATGTTGTATGTGGATAactccacttgtgggattacaccggatatgttattttttttatctgttGTATGTGGATCGATCGTCCCTTGTCCGGTTTATCATTCAAGAAACATTTCAGAGTTTGAATTTTGCATATGGTTCTGAGTTTGATTAAGGGAAGTATTTATTGATTATGATTGCACAAATACTATTATAGCATAAAATTAGGCTAGACCAGGCTTTATTTAGTGGCGGAGTCAGAATATTGATCAAGAAGATTAGACAAAAGATTTGTGTTGTTTAGGAAATTCAACAATCTATATATAAGTGCTACTCGGTCTAAAAGTATTCCATGACATGCAGGGTTTGAGGAAGGATCACACCTCAAAGGGTGTGATTTAGACAACCTGCCCTAATATAGGCATTAATGGTTGCTTCCACGGCTTGAATCTGTGACTTGTCATGAGGAGACAACTTTACTGTTGCTTGAATAGTTTATATAACCTATATATACAATTCAATCTTCTCCCGAAGGGTATTCAATCGAATCTCCTTCGATGAATGCGAGCGACTTCACCAGTATGGCTTTATTAGTCATCAATTTTAGCTACTTCCTCACAAATTTGCCCTTAGGTTTTGTTGCATCTTTGATATTAGTATAATTCTTTAGATGAAACAATCAATAATCTTAATTTAGTCAATAGGCCCTTTATATGACAGTTTTCTTAGTATCTACTATTGTTACTTCGTACCAGCATAGATTAATTAAgatttaaatatgtaaataacaTCTGCATTGatgtttgtatatttatatatataaacaatgaAATGCATAACATATGTAAATACAGATAAAAGATAATTCAATAGCTTCTTCATCATGTACATAGATGATTATAAATCAACCCTTAATGACGCGTTAATCAACGCTTAATCACCTGCCTCAAATCCTCAAAACTCCAATCTCTTCTCATCCCGGGGCTCCTTGCCAATCTTGGCGAATCAGTCATGAACTCTATCGGACCACTATTATGAACCCTCCGAGCACCTTTTCTCGCGttattttcttttcccattAGGGTTCGACCCCTCGTTTTTTCATATTTCCGTCTTTCAACCAAGTTCCCTGACCAGTTCCTCTCCATTCCGACTGAAAAAAGGCGAAAATTCGACTTCTCA is part of the Solanum pennellii chromosome 8, SPENNV200 genome and harbors:
- the LOC107027389 gene encoding uncharacterized protein LOC107027389, producing the protein MTLNCLTCQVLKRTDSHEELRGKLNHVNEKSNFRLFSVGMERNWSGNLVERRKYEKTRGRTLMGKENNARKGARRVHNSGPIEFMTDSPRLARSPGMRRDWSFEDLRQVIKR